The Corynebacterium confusum genome has a window encoding:
- a CDS encoding helix-turn-helix transcriptional regulator, whose protein sequence is MTEKARAAAAASRAKESRSTEGDTRRQVMLLLLKDGPVTASYLGKRLGLSAAGVRRHLDILVEEDLTEVVHRRPHPKYGEPAGRGRPAKHFRLTDKGRAQFGHAYDELASEALTALREVGGSAAVKQFAKARMERLLADVEPLVQEGESVEEIAAELAAALDDHGYAATVTSAGHGVQICQHHCPVAHVAAEHPELCEAEQEVFSALLGKHVQPLASIADGHGICTTNIPLTPIFKRRN, encoded by the coding sequence ATGACTGAGAAGGCGCGAGCTGCCGCGGCGGCTAGCCGGGCAAAGGAGTCCCGCTCCACGGAGGGGGATACCCGACGCCAAGTCATGCTTCTGCTACTCAAGGACGGTCCGGTCACCGCTTCGTACCTGGGAAAGCGCCTGGGGCTTTCCGCCGCGGGCGTGCGACGCCATCTAGACATCCTGGTGGAAGAGGATTTGACGGAGGTGGTCCACCGCCGGCCGCACCCCAAGTACGGGGAACCGGCCGGGCGCGGGCGCCCCGCCAAACATTTCCGCCTCACCGACAAGGGGCGGGCCCAGTTCGGGCACGCCTACGACGAACTCGCCTCCGAGGCGCTGACTGCCCTTCGGGAAGTCGGCGGCTCCGCGGCCGTCAAGCAATTTGCGAAAGCCCGCATGGAGCGGCTGCTGGCGGACGTGGAACCCTTGGTCCAGGAGGGCGAATCCGTGGAAGAGATCGCGGCGGAGCTCGCCGCGGCCTTGGACGACCACGGTTACGCCGCCACCGTGACCAGCGCGGGGCACGGAGTGCAGATTTGTCAGCACCATTGCCCCGTGGCTCACGTGGCAGCGGAGCACCCCGAGTTGTGTGAAGCGGAGCAGGAGGTCTTTTCCGCCCTGTTAGGCAAGCACGTGCAGCCTTTGGCCTCCATCGCGGACGGTCACGGGATCTGCACGACTAACATCCCCTTGACACCAATTTTTAAACGACGCAACTAA